The Labrus mixtus chromosome 16, fLabMix1.1, whole genome shotgun sequence genome window below encodes:
- the polr2k gene encoding DNA-directed RNA polymerases I, II, and III subunit RPABC4 produces MDPQKETQPPKQQPMIYICGECHTENEIKARDPIRCRECGYRIMYKKRTKRLVVFDAR; encoded by the exons atggaTCCACAGAAAGAAACCCAGCCACCGAAACAGCAACCCATGATCTACATATGTGGAG AGTGTCACACCGAAAATGAAATTAAAGCCCGTGATCCAATCCGATGCAGAGAGTGCGGTTACAGAATCATGTACAAGAAGAGAACAAAGAGAT TGGTCGTCTTTGATGCTCGATGA
- the spag1a gene encoding sperm-associated antigen 1A produces the protein MGNTQDKPPGSGGGGGGRSQQTTAGSGTRNRGEGGVGKPQAQRAPEKRFTNGTRRENSTVGGQEEQGSPAVDTSYLDAPAGALPPHLARMKNEGNHLFKHGQFGDALEKYTQSIDGCAEAGIDSPADLCILYSNRAACYLKDGNSTNCIQDCNKALELQPYSLKPLLRRAMAYESLERYRKAYVDYKTILQIDTSVQAANDSVHRITKMLIEQDGPGWRENLPEIPVVPLSVQQQHRDKPVSAEVAQARAARATQDEARRKEARFTLLKREGNDLVKTGQYQEALEKYSECLTLKPDECSLYTNRAICLLKLSRFAEAKQDCDSALQLEPSNKKAFYRRALAHKGLQDYLSASSDLQEVLQLDPKVREAEQELEVVTGMLRQSLMDSTANTPRVRMELFTHMKTSARPHSLRE, from the exons ATGGGGAACACACAGGACAAACCCCcgggaagtggaggaggagggggaggcagaTCGCAGCAGACAACAGCAGGGAGCGGGACCAGAAACCGTGGTGAAGGCGGCGTGGGAAAACCCCAGGCTCAGAGAGCTCCAGAGAAGAGATTTACAAATGGCACTCGGAGAGAAAACAGCACCGTGGGTGGACAAGAGGAGCAGGGCAGCCCTGCAGTGGACACAAGTTACCTGGATGCCCCTGCTGGGGCCCTTCCTCCTCACCTGGCCCGGATGAAGAATGAAGGGAACCACCTCTTTAAACATGGACAGTTTGGGGATGCCTTAGAGAAGTACACACAGTCAATAGATGGGTGTGCTGAAGCAG GTATCGACAGTCCAGCAGACCTGTGTAtcctttactctaacagagcaGCCTGTTACCTGAAGGATGGAAACAGCACAAACTGCATACAGGACTGCAACAA GGCTTTGGAGCTGCAGCCCTACTCCTTGAAGCCCCTGCTGCGCAGAGCGATGGCTTATGAGTCACTGGAGCGCTACAGAAAGGCCTACGTGGATTATAAGACTATCCTGCAGATAGACACCAGCGTGCAGGCGGCTAATGACAGTGTCCACAG GATCACCAAGATGCTAATTGAGCAGGATGGACCTGGTTGGAGAGAGAACCTCCCAGAGATTCCTGTGGTCCCTCTGTCTGTACAGcagcaacacagagacaaaccgGTCAGCGCTGAAGTGGCTCAGGCCCGGGCCGCCAGGGCTACTCAGGACGAAG CCAGGAGGAAAGAGGCCCGCTTTACTTTACTGAAACGGGAAGGGAATGACCTGGTCAAGACAGGGCAGTACCAGGAGGCTCTGGAGAAGTACAGCGAATGTCTCACCCTAAAACCTGATGAGTGTTCCCTCTACACCAACAG AGCCATCTGTCTGCTGAAACTGAGTCGCTTTGCAGAGGCCAAACAGGACTGTGATTCTGCTCTGCAGCTGGAGCCGAGCAACAAGAAAGCCTTCTACAGACGAGCCCTGGCTCATAAAGGTTTACAG GACTACCTGTCAGCCAGCAGTGACCTGCAGGAAGTCCTCCAGCTGGACCCAAAAGTCCGGGAGGCGGAGCAGGAGCTGGAGGTGGTGACGGGCATGCTGAGACAGAGTCTGATGGACAGCACTGCAAACACACCACGGGTAAGGATGGAATTATTCACCCACATGAAAACATCTGCGAGACCACATTCTTTAAGGGAGTGA